AGACATATGGCCGAAGGACTTCGGACAGCCGATCGCGTGGAGGCAGAGCGCCAGCGACAGAAGAAGTCTCCGTAGGCAACGTCCGGCAGGCCGCGACTCTTGCGCGTCGATTGACGAACTGCGTTGGACCCGACTCGGTCGGTGGCCGTGTCCAGGTTCAGATCCAGGATCCTAGTGGTCCTGCAAGACCGGGACGCCTGCGCGGTTTTCTCGAACCGCTCGCGAATGCAGATCGAGATTCGAGTCGAAGATGAACTTGATCCAGAGCTTCGTCCACGACGTGTGGTAGTACAGTGTATTGTAGAACTCCGGGGCCATTTCGCGAAGTTTCGGCAGGCGGTTCCACGGGATCGACGGAATGTCGTGGTGCTCGTTATGATATCCCACGTTCATCGCGATCAGATTCAGCGGACCGTAATAGCTGTAGGTTTCCTGCGGTGGCTTCACCAGGTAGTGCTCCTGAATCCAACGGGCTCCGAGTGGGTGCAAACCGATGCTGAACACAAGCGATGCCAGTAGATAGACGAGCGCCCACGGACCCCACAGGACAACGATCAGTGCGTCGAAGCCAAACGTGAGAGTGGCCTCTATCCAGGTCCACTTGTCGTTGAACTTGATCTCTTTCAACCGGGGCGGACGAAGCCCCTGAAAGAGCGGAAAAAACAGCAGCCACAGGATCTTGCGCGCGGAGGACTTGCCAATCAGTCTCGCCTCCCACTCGTTCGCTAGATCAGCATCCAGATCGTAGACGCCCTGAAAGGCGTGATGCTTCAGGTGGTATTTCCGAAATCCTATGGACGACGGAAACCCTGCGGGTAATGTAGCAAGGATGGATGCCCACAGGTTCCAGGTTTGTTTCTTGAAGATCAAGTTGTGGGCACACTCATGGAGGAGAACGAACAGGGAGTGATTCGCGAAAGCACCGACGAGCCATGCAGCCGCGATGATCAGCCACCATGGTTGATCATGCAGCAGCCATGCCATCGTGATCTGAAAGCTGACGATACTCACGATGATCACAAAGGAGTACGGATTTCGGCCGATCAA
The DNA window shown above is from Rhodothermales bacterium and carries:
- a CDS encoding fatty acid desaturase; translated protein: MDTTRSAFVRSAEPEPHKARRKAILSEHPEVRQLIGRNPYSFVIIVSIVSFQITMAWLLHDQPWWLIIAAAWLVGAFANHSLFVLLHECAHNLIFKKQTWNLWASILATLPAGFPSSIGFRKYHLKHHAFQGVYDLDADLANEWEARLIGKSSARKILWLLFFPLFQGLRPPRLKEIKFNDKWTWIEATLTFGFDALIVVLWGPWALVYLLASLVFSIGLHPLGARWIQEHYLVKPPQETYSYYGPLNLIAMNVGYHNEHHDIPSIPWNRLPKLREMAPEFYNTLYYHTSWTKLWIKFIFDSNLDLHSRAVRENRAGVPVLQDH